The genomic interval AAACGGGGGGCGATCCTGCCGTAACCGATTTTGTCGTTCGCAACAGACGTTCCTGTTATCTTGAAGTGCAAGCCTCTCCGCTCACCGGAAGGACGCATCAAATCAGGGTGCATCTTTCTTCGGTCGGGCTCCCCCTGCTGGGAGACGTACTGTACGGAGGGCCCAAACAGTTGCAGGGAATTCCGTTCGACATAACGCGAACCATGCTTCATGCCGAAACCCTCTCCTTCCCGCATCCGCTCACCGGAGAATTGATAGAAGTTACCGCGCCGATTCCGCCTGATATGCAAAAGATACTCGACCTGCAATAAAAAAACCCGCCGAAGGCACAGGCCAGCGACGGGTTTTTAATTTAATTCCGAATACCCTATACGCCGATTAGATCACTTCTTTCATAGCAGTCATATAGGCGCGCAATACGCTTCCGATTTTTTCAACCGGATGATTGCGAATTGCATCGTTTACTTTCACGAGCTCCCGGTTCGAAACGGACGAGTCCTTGACGGAAAGTCCTTTTCCTATGACGTCGGTATCCACTTTCGCCATGAAATCCTTAAGCAGCGGGCGGCACGCGTTGTCGAAAAGGTAGCAGCCGTACTCGGCCGTATCGGAGATAACCTTGTTCATCTCGTACAGCTTCTTTCTGGCAATGAGGTTGGCGATAAGCGGAGTTTCATGGAGAGACTCGTAATACGCGCTTTCCGCCTTGATTCCTGCGTCGGTCATGGTTTCGAAGGCGAGCTCTACGCCCGCTTTCACCATTGCGACCATCAGAATGCCCTTGTCGAAGTACTCCTGCTCGCTAATTTGCACGTCTCCGGCGGGCGTTTGTTCAAACGCAGTCTTTCCGGTAAGTTCGCGCCAGGTCAGCAGGTTCTTGTCGTCCGCGGCCCAGTCTTTCATCATAGTGGACGAGAATTCGCCGGAAATGATGTCGTCCTGGTGCTTCTGGTACAGAGGCGCCATGATTGCCTTCAGCTGCCGGGACAGTTCGTTCGCCTTGATCTTTGCGGGATTGGAAAGACGATCCATCATGCCGGTGATTCCGCCCCATTTAAGGGCCTCGGTGATCGTTTCCCATCCGTACTGGATGAACTTCGATGCCCAGCCCTTGTCGATGCCGGAGGCGACCATCTTGTCGAAGCACAACAGAGAGCCGGTCTGAAGCATTCCGCAGAGGATGGTCTGCTCGCCCATCAGGTCGGATTTTACTTCCGCGACGAAGCTCGATTCAAGAACGCCCGCGCGGGAACCGCCGGTTCCGACGGCGAGAGCCTTAGCGATCGCCCATCCGCGGCCGTCCGGATCGTTCTCGGGATGAACGGCGATAAGGGTCGGAATACCGAATCCGCGCTTGTACTCGACGCGCACTTCCGATCCCGGACCCTTCGGCGCCATCATCACGACGGTAAGATCCTTGCGGATCTGCATTCCTTCTTCAACGATATTGAATCCGTGGCTGTACCAGAGAGCGGCGCCTTTTTTCATCAGCGGCATGACCGCGCCGATGACCGGAGTATGCTGCTTGTCCGGAGTCAGATTTCCGACTACGTCGGCGGAGGGAATAAGCTCCTCGTAGGTTCCGACCGTAAAACCGTTTTCAGTCGCATTTTTCCAGCTCGCTCTCTTTTCCGCGATCGCTTCCTTGCGGAGCGCATAGCTGACGTCGAGACCGGAATCCCGGAGGTTCAAACCCTGGTTCAAGCCCTGGGCGCCGCATCCGACGATTACGATTTTCTTTCCTTTCAGGGCGTTCGCGCCGTCGTTGAATTCTTCGCGGTTCATGAAACGGCAGGTGCCCAATTGCTGCAGGGCGACTCGCCACGGTATTGAATTAAAATAGTTCATTTGATTTCTCCTCGTCTTGTTATACACGTTTCATATAAATGCGTAAAGTGAAATAAAATCACTTAATTATTGAATAATATGCATCATAACGATACTATCTCGACATGGATTTCTCGGAACTGGAAACCTTCATCGCGCTGGCGGAAACGCAGAACTTCGCCAAGGCCGCTCAACAAATACACCTCAGCCCTTCCGCCGTAAGCAGGCTTATTTGCAGGCTGGAGGACGAATGCGAAGCGAGGCTGTTCGAGAGAGATACCCGCCAGGTGAGAATAACCCGGCAGGGAGAAGACTTCCTGCGATTCGCCCGCGACTGCATCGGTAAAAAAAAAGAGCTTTCTCTCAACTTCCAGGGCAACGCAACCAGGCTGCGGGGCCCCTTCGCGATATACGCCTCCGTTACCGCCTGTTATTCGATACTGCCTCCCCTGGCGGAGGCTATCACTCAAGAATATCCGGAAGCCCAGCTGTCGGTCGAAACGGGCGACCCCGCGGGCGCAGCCCAGGCTGTCAGGGAAGGACGGGCGGAGCTTGCAGTGACAGCGATTCCGGTCAACGGCTTTCCGGATTTGCTCTCGTTTTCCGTCAGAAAATCCCCGCTCGTCTTCGTCTCCGCGAAAACAGGGCCCTTCGGAAATATCAAAGCCCTGCTCGATACTCGCAATACCGAATCGTCTCTGCTGAAAACTCTTCGGACAACGCCGCTCCTCCTCCCCCGGGCCGGCCTTTCCCGGCAGCGTTTCAATGCCTGGGTGCATCGAATCCAGCAGCACGGCGAACCGTTTAGCCCGGGCATTGCGGCTGAAACCGGCGGTAACGAAGCTCTGCTCGCCCTGGCCCGCCTCGGCCTCGGCCTTGCGCTCATCCCGCATCTTGTGTTGGATAACAGCCCTTTTTCGGAAGGACTTACCATATACCAGGCTGGATCGCACTTCGGCGACTACGACATAGGCTTCATCCAGCAACCGTCAAAACTTCCGGACTCGAGAAAACAAGCGATAGCCGATCTCATTACCCGGGTCTACAATCTCGCGTAAAACCGCAACGCATACACATTTTTCCGGTTTCGCGATACAGTGCTTCTCATGAGCGAACATCCCCTGCTTTCGATTCAACACGCGTCGATTCTCCACCAGCAACAGATTTTTCTCCGCGACTTTTCCTGGACAGTGCTGCCGGGCGAAGCCTGGGTGATAACCGGGTCAAACGGCTCGGGCAAGACAACGCTGATCAATGCGATCATCGATTCCGAAAAGATGGTTCCGTCGTCTGCCGACGGTTTCTTCTCGGCCTTTTCAAAAATCACGCTTCTTTCTTTCGAAGCTGTAGCGGCCTTCATAGAAAATGAACTGAAAAACGACGACTCTGACTTCGTCGAAGGAGGCATAGATCCGGGCAGAACTCCGGCCGCGTTATTGGAGGGATGCCCGGAGGCCGAACGGTACGCCTCTATTTGCGGCATTAGCCATATACTGCATCGGGGTTTAAAGTTCCTGTCCACCGGCGAGATCAGGCGGACACTCCTGGCTCAAGCCTTGGCCGGAGCTCCTGACCTTCTCATTCTCGATGATCCGTTCGACGGACTTGACTCGGAAGGAGTCGCGACTCTATCCGCGCTGCTCGATTCGCTCATCGGATCGGCATCCTCCAGCAATAAGACAGCGTATATGATCGTCCTCGATCGCTATATCTCTGTTCCGCGATCCTGCACCCATGTCCTGGAACTTGAGGGCGGAAAAACCGTATTTTCAGGAACCCGCGAGGATTTCGAGCAGCGTCTCGCGGAAAGAACTCTTCTGGGGGCCTGCGAACCCCAAAACGCATCCTTTCCCGCCGATCTGGACGAAGAGCTGGCCGTCCTCGATACGGAAAAGACTCTTTCCGACGACACAAAGCCTTTAATCGAAATGACGCGGGTCTCCGTAGAATGGTCCGGCAGGAAAGTGTTGGATGATGTAAGCTGGACAGTGAACAAGGGCGAACACTGGATCATCAGGGGCCCGAACGGATCCGGAAAAACGACGTTGCTCGAATTAATAACCGGAGACAATCCTCAAGTGTTCAGAAACAGGGTATCCCTTTTCGGCGCCCCACGCGGATCCGGAGAAACGATCTGGGAAATCAAGGAAAAAATCGGTTTTGTGTCGCATCGGCTCCATCAGGAATACCGGCGCGTCGGAGACGTCACAGTCGAAACCGTCATCGTTTCAGGCTTTTACGACTCGATCGGATTATACGAAAGAGCTTCTACGGAAGAAAGAGAAAAAGCGGCGAGATGGCTTGAGTTGGGAAATCTGCAAAATCTGGCAAAGGAGGCGTTCAACGCTCTTTCCTACGGAGACCAGCGAAGCGTCCTCATACTCAGGGCAGCCGTTAAACTGCCGCCCCTCATCATTCTCGACGAGCCCTGCCACGGCCTGGATGAGCAGCACCGAGCACGAACCCTTTCACTCATGCAGCGAATCGCGGAAACAGGACACTCGACCCTGCTTCATGTTACCCATGATCCGGACGAATACCTGCCCTGCGAAACAAACATTCTTGAACTGCTTCCCGGCGGCGATCCGATGTACCGAATCATAACACGCTGAAATCAGCTCTTTAAGAAACCTGAAACATGATTCAGCAGCTCGCTGTATTCTTCATAGGCGGGAACGGCGGGGTATTGAGAACGTATGCTTGAGGGGGAACGGAACAGGGCTCCGCTATCCGCGGCAAAGATCATCCCCAGATCGTTATACGAATCGCCCGACGCCAACACCTTCATGTTGATCGATTGAAAGGCCTGCACCGCCTTCTTTTTGCCGTCGCTCTGTCGCAGCCTGTATCCCTGGACAAAACCGTCATCGGATATATCAAGCTCATTGCAGAAAAGAGTCGGAAATTTCAGTTTTTTCATTAAGGGCTGGGCGAACTGGGTAAAGGTATCCGAAAGAATAACAACCTGCGTTTTTTCCCTCAACTCGTCCATGAACTCTTTCGCCCCCGGCAAGGGATCCATTTTTCCAATGACATTTTGAATATCGCCCAGTTTCAAGCCCTTGCGTTCAAGTATGTCGATGCGATACTTCATCAGCTTATCGTAGTCGGGTTCGTCCCGTGTTGTTATCCGCAATTCATCGATTCCGGTCGCCGCGGCAAATTCAATCCAAATTTCGGGAACCAATACGCCTTCCAGGTCAAGACACACAACATGCATAGGACTCTCCTCGCAGGAAGAGTAGCAAAAAAAGCCCTTCGCCTCAACAGCGTCATCCGCAAGCGAAGCATCCCGATATCCAGGACGCCTCGCTGACCAGATGCGCTTATTTAAACGTCAGCACTCTGCCTTCCAAGGGAGTAAAGGTTTTTTCTCCCGCGGGCGCTTCTACGGAGCCAAAGGGCATTTGAGCCAACAACTTCCACGAGGCCGGAACATTCCACTCTTTGCGAACGAAATCGTCGACCAGCGGATTATAATGCTGGAGCGACGCGCCCAGACCCAAGTCCTCAAGCATCGTCCACACGGCAAACTGGAGCATTCCTGAAGACTGCAGCGACCATACGGGGAAGTTATCCTGGTATAAGGGATACGATGTCATGAGAGACTCCACGACTTCCTGATCCTCGAAAAACAGAATAGTGCCTAGTCCCGCCGCGAAGCTCTGCAGCTTAGCCTCGGTCTGTCCGAACGATTCAGGCGGAACAATCTTCTTCAATACATCTCCGACAGCCTTCCAAAAAGAGTCGCTCTGTTTACCCCACAAAACGACTATCCGAGCCGACTGCGAATTAAAGGCAGAAGGAACATGCAGAATGCTTTCATGTACCGCTTTCTCCACTTCGCCCTGTGTTACCGCATCCATGCGTCCCAACGCGTAAATGCTTCTTCTGTTTTTCACTGCTTCTATAAATGAACGAGCCATAACGACCTCCTGAATTCTATTACTTGAAATGTAATTATTAACTAACAACGAGTACAGAAAAATCACCTGTGCTATACTCGTTTTCATGCTTGATCCATTGCTGATCCCCGGAACCATCTGCTCGCTATTCATTGCTTTTTTCACGCCCCAGAATAAAACCTTCCCCTTTCCCGAATCCATCGTATCCTCGGATTCTCTTGCACGCCCGTCTCAAACAGAAAACATCCCCGAATATACGAAATCAGGGTTTATTGTCGGTTGGAATGCAGAAACCAAGCAACCTGCGTGGATCGCGTACGAATTAACCCTGGAAGAAGTCTACGGATCGCAGGCGAAGCGCGAATCGGCATTCAAAGCCGACGCAGAGATAGTAACCGGCACTGCTAGTAATGAAGACTACTATAAATCAGGTTACGATCGCGGCCACCTTGCGCCGGCGGCGGATATGAAAGCTTCTCCGGAAGCGATGAAAGATTCTTTTTTATACAGCAACATCAGTCCCCAGGAACCTTCTTTTAACAGAGGAATCTGGGCCGATCTGGAAGCCATGACGCGCTATTGGGCTGTACTGGACCAATCGCTGTTAATCGCCGTAGGGCCGGTTTTTCTTTCACACGAGAGAAGAACTATCGGCCCGAATGCGATATCGGTCCCCGACGCCTTCTATCGCGTGATCGCCGATTGGTCCCTGCCCCAAAGAAAGGCGATCGCCTTTCTTATCCCGAACAAAAAACAGACAGACTCGGTATTCGCTTTCTCGACGACCGTCGATGAAATTGAAGACCTAACAGGACTCGACTTCTTCTCGTCTCTTCCTGATTTCATAGAAAACGAAATAGAGGGCGAATTAGATCCGGATCTATGGCCGGAAGAAGAATTTTCGCTTAATCGGCATCCGTATCCGGAACGGTAAACGATTACGCCCCGCCCTCGATGAGGAGAACCGCAAGCGATTGAAACAGCCGGGCCGCTCCCGCAAATTCCAGGGCCGCCTTCGCCCGCTCCTCGGCAGAATCCAAATCCACACCCTCGCAACGCGACGCCGCGGTTCGGCATAGCTCGATCATCTGCGTCATCATTCCTGATACGACGGAATCATACCAGACATCGCTTTCGGAAACTGTATCAAGGGAGTCGATCGCGGCGGAGATATCGCCAACGGATAATACCTGCTTCAGCATCCGGAATATCGAAAGAGCCGCAAGATGATGCGTACCGTATCTCCTGTTAATGGGCGGCTTGATCAGTTTGTCCTTAACGTAATTATTTACCATATTCGAGGTAAGAAGGTCGCCGCTCGCACCGATCGGCTCAAAAGGCGTTGAGCGCCCGTTAATCCAACCTAAAAGCTGCTCCATATACAAAGTCATTTCAGGAAAAGAGTCTGAACGATCCGGCAGGAAACTCTCGACTCTCCGCAAGTAGTCGGCTACATCAGATTTCATCAGGATCTCCTTATCAAGGCACATCATAAAGTTATACTTACCAGATTATATTGTACCGCAAACAAGAAGATAAGAAAACTACCGACGCAGCGATACAATGCCTTGCTTCTGAGTGATTGACCACCATTGAGGAAAACAGGAGAATCATGCCATGAACATTCAACTTCTCCACGAATCAATACTCAGCAACGCTCGCTTTTCGTTCAGCAAATCAGGAGGTCCAGGAGGACAAAACGTCAATAAGGTAAACTCAAAAGCCAGCTTGGAGATTCCCATAAGTCTTCTTCTTGGCCTAAGCGAAGAAGAACGTTCTCGCATAGAAAACAAGCTTAAACACAGAATTTCCTCAGAAGACTGCTTATTCTTGAGCATAGACGAGGACCGAAGCCAGCTTATTAACAGAGAAAGAGCTTTAGCACGCGCCGAAGAATTACTTGTCCAGGCAGCGCATATTCCGAAAAAGAGAAAAGCCACGAAACCGACCAGGGGATCAGTCCTCGACCGTCTTAAAACTAAAAAGCAAAAGGGTTCTATTAAGGACCTCCGTAGAAAGCCTATCACTGACTAAAGTCCTTTTGTTCCACGTGAAACATTTAGATTCGCGTTCATAAGGCGCATTAAATCGTGCCAAATGTTCCACGTGAAACAAACAACCTTTATAACCCTGCTATTAACAATCCGCTACTATTATTTGTTCCACGTGAAACAAATAAAAGATCTTTGCTGGGATTTATTAACAGGAAATTCTGTTTACAACAGATATCATTGAAAAAAGCCGTAGACACAAAAAAAGCTGCCGGATTTCTCCGGCAGCCGCATGATGGACTTCTGTCTTCCCCAAAACAGAAAAAATGAATTATGTAAAACAATACCTTTTGCCCATAGTTGTCATTAGCTTCGCTCCGTGCGTTTTAGAAAGGGCATACACAGTTAGATCCTCGGTCGATATGGTTTTGCCCTTTTTCTGTAAAACATGTCGGACATCGGCCATAAGCTTCAGCGTTGCAAGCTCTGGAAAGAGCACGCGAACAGTAAGAAGAAACTGATCAATAAGAAGACTGTTTCCTTCGACATCGGAAGATCTTTTTGCGTGTCTATACAGTTCTTCAACAGTGATAGAAGCTATGCATACTTCTTTAATGCTACCCTTTAGAATATCCTCAGGAGTTATTTTTCCAAAAAAAAGGGATAAGCAAATATCGGTATCCAATAAAATCATGACAGTCCTTCTCTATTGCGTATCTGTTCGGTAATAACCTGCGATACGGATCTTTCATCGACCCAGGCCCCGAACAGATTTTTCCACAACAGCGCCCGAACTTCCGGAGAGCTTACCTTCTTGGCGCCGGTCTCGGCTTCGGCGAATTCTTGCATAGCCTTTTCCTCCACCAACGCGCAAAGGCCTGCTTCAAGAGTTATCAATAATTCGCTGTTCAAGCTTCGCCGTTCTTTGGCCGCAAGAATTCTAATTTTTTTGAGGATTTCAGTTGGAATATTTCGTACTGTGATATTAACCATTTTATAACCGTTATCGTTATAATACAGTTACTTCTACTGAGCGGTCAATCGAAGAAGGATAAAAAAAAACCGTTTGACAGATCCGGTTGCTACCGGCCTGTCAAACGGTCCTCCTTTATTTAAACGGTCCTTTCTAAACCGTTTACTTACTCTTCGTTTGAATCCTCTGAGGATTCAGCGTCGGCGTCCTGAACTTCATCATCGGATTCAGAATCGTCTTGAGCATCGCTTACAGTAAGCGCGACATCGTCCGATCCGTCAAGATCCAGTTCGCCGGCGATTTGAATCTCGCCTGACGATTCTTTATCCGCGTTCTGTTCGGTATCTCCCGTAGCGACGGTATCGATGCCGATCAAGGTGTCGGGCCGTTCGATATTCAAAATGCGAACGCCCTGAGCCGCTCTACCCATAAGACCGATAGTAGAAGCCTTCACGCGCAGCGTCTTTCCCTGACCGGTAATGCACACCACTTCGTCGATATCGCATACGGTGATCAGGCCGACGATTTCCCCGGTTTTCTCGGAGATCGTATAAATCTTCTGGCCGCCGGTCGCTCGTCCGTGCGGAGAGAATTCAGAGAACTTAACGCGCTTGCCGTATCCGCATTCAGACATCACAAGCATGCACCGTTCGTTATCGACGCGAAGCGCGCCGGCCAGCTCGTCGCCTCCCGAGAGGCGGATCCCGGTAACTCCGCGTGACGCGCGTCCGAGAACCCGAAGATCCGTTTCATTGATGCGGAGCGCCTGGCCCTGGCGGGTGATAAGCATCACCTCGTCTGAACCGCTGGTCAAAATCGCGCTCACCAGGCGATCGCCTTCGTCGAGCTTTATAGCAATGATTCCGCGCGTTTTTGCGTTCTGGAAGTCGCTTGTCTTAACCTTCTTGGCGACTCCGCTCGCGGTAGCCATTAACAGATACTCGGTATCGCTGAAATCCTTCAGGGTTACTACTCCGGTGATTTCTTCATCGGACGTTACCGTCAGCAGCGATTTGATATGGGTGCCGCGGCTGGTTCTGCTGGCTTCCGGTATTTCATGAATCTTCAACCAATAGGCCTTTCCTATACTGGTTATGAAAACTACATGATCGTGTGTTGATGCAGTGAAAATCTGGTTAACGAAATCATCTTCGGCAAGCTTGGCGCTGTTAGATCCCTTTCCTCCCCTGTTCTGGCTTTTATAGGAAGAAGCAGGCACGCGCTTGATATATCCGAGATTGGAGATGAGAAGAACCATCTCTTCGTTCTGGATCAGATCCTCGATGTTGATCTCTTCGACTTCGTCGGCGACGATATCGGTTCTGCGCTTGTCTCCGTACTTTTCCGCCAACAGCTGGGCTTCGGATTTAATCAGGGCCATGAGCTTTGCGGGGCTGGCGAGGAGTTCTTTGTAATACTCGATAAGGGCTTCGATTTCCTTCAATTCCTGCTCGAGTTTTTCAATTTCGAGGCTGGTAAGCTTTCCAAGCCGCATATCGACGATGGCTTGAGACTGGGGATCCGAAAACTGGAAGCGCTCCATAAGAGCGGCTTTCGCCGTATCGATGTTTCGCGACTTTTTGATTATTGCGATGACTTCGTCGATATTGTTGAGTGCGATGACGAGTCCGCGCAATATATGCGCCCGCTCTTCGGCTTTTTTCAGATCATAGCGGGTTCGCCTGGTTACTACGTCGACCCGGTGCTCGACATAGTATTTAATCATCTGCTTGAGCGTAAGCGTTTCCGGCCGGCCCTTAACCAGGGCGAGATTTATTACGCCGAAGGACGACTGCAGCGACGTATGGGAGAAAAGCTGATTTAAGACAACCTTGGCGATTGAACCGCGCTTCAGTTCAATGACGATGCGCATTCCGTCGCGGTCGGATTCGTCCCTGATTTCGGAAATTCCGTCGATAACCTTATCCCGGACAAGCTCCGCGATGCGGGTTATCAAGGTAGCCTTATTAACCGCATACGGGATTTCGGTAAAAATGATGGTTTCTTTTCCGCGCTTGTCCACTTCGAGGGTAAAGCGTCCGCGGACAATGATTTTGCCCCGGCCGGTTTTATACGCCTGGCGGATTCCCTTCTTGCCGAAAATGAGTCCGCCGGTCGGAAAATCGGGGCCCTTCATATGCTTCATCAAATCTTCGATCGTGCATTCGGGGTTGTCTATGTATTCGGAAACGGCGCCGATGATTTCATTCAAATTGTGAGGAGGCATGTTCGTCGCCATGCCGACGGCGATTCCGCTCGCTCCGTTCGCCAAAAGAAACGGAAAAGCTCCGGGGAGAACCAAGGGCTCCTTCATCGAGTCGTCGTAGTTCGGACCGAAATCGACGGTTTCTTTTTTAATATCTTCTATTATAGCTTCTGCTACTTTCGCAAGGCGGCTTTCGGTATAACGCATAGCCGCGGGAGGATCGCCGTCGACGGAACCGAAGTTTCCCTGTCCCTGTATAACCGGATATCGCAGCGAAAAATCCTGGGCGAGACGCACCAAGGCGTCGTAAATAGACTGATCTCCGTGAGGATGGTATTTACCCAGAACATCTCCGACGATGCGTCCGCACTTCTTAAAAGGAGTGTTGGCGCGAATACCCATTTCTTCCATTGAATACAAAATTCTGCGATGCACGGGCTTTAAACCGTCGCGTACATCGGGCAACGCTCTGCTGACGATGACTGACATCGCGTAATTAAGGTATGCGGTCTTTACTTCATCCTCAATGGAAATAGATATAAGTTTACCACCGGGAAGAGGCGTGTTTGTATCACTCATGGAAATTCAACTCCTCGTTATACGTCCAGGTTCGAAACGTATACAGCATTTTCTTCAATAAATTTACGACGCGGTTCAACCTGGTCTCCCATCAATGTAGACAGGGTTCTGTCCGCCTCAACCGCGTCGTTAAGGGTTACTCTCATCATCATGCGGGATTCCGGATTCATGGTTGTTTCCCATAGCTGATCCGGATTCATCTCGCCGAGTCCCTTATATCGCTGGATATTTATCTTTTCAGGATCTTTATCGATGGTCTTCATGATCTTTTCTTTTTCAGCATCGTCGTATGCGTACTGAACTTTCTTATCCCAGCTTATCTTGTACAGAGGAGGCATGGCGAGATACACATAGCCGTCCTTAACCAGATCAAACATATATCTATAGAAGAAAGTCAATAAAAGCGTGCGGATGTGCGATCCGTCGACGTCGGCGTCGGCCATGATGATGATCTTGTGGTATCGAAGCTTTTCGGTATTGAACGTTTCTCCGATTCCCGCCCCGAGACTTGCGATAACCGGTTGCAGCTTATCGTTACCGATAACCTTGTCGATGCGGGTTTTCTCGACATTGAGCATCTTGCCCCACAAGGGAAGAATGGCCTGAAAGCGGCGGTTTCTGCCCATTTTTGCCGATCCGCCTGCAGAGTCTCCCTCTACGATGTAAATTTCGCACTGGCTGGGATCTTTCTCGGAACAGTCAGCCAGCTTTCCCGGCAAACCGGTCGAATCAAGAGCGCTTTTCCTTCGGGTTGCGTCTCGAGCCTGCCGGGCCGCAATGCGCGCCTTGGCGGCCAATACGCTTTTTTCAAGAATTTTATTGATAACATCGGGATTCTGCTCAAGATATAAAGTGAGCTGATCGTTTACAAAGCTTTCGACTATGCCGCGCACTTCGGAGTTACCGAGCTTCGTCTTTGTCTGTCCTTCGAATTGAGGTTCGGGAACCTTTACGGAAAGAACAGCGGTCAAACCTTCGCGTACGTCTTCTCCGGAAAGAGTTTCTTCCATCTTCTTCATCAATTTGGAGTTCTTCAGGAACTCGTTCAGAACCCTGGTAAGAGCGCTCCTGAATCCGACGAGGTGCGTTCCGCCCTCGCGGGTATTGATGTCGTTAACGAAGCTGAACATGATTTCACTGTAGGAGTCGTTATACTGAAGAGCGATTTCTACGATGATATCGTCTCTTTCTCCCGAAATATACACCGGCTCGTGATGCAGGACATTCTTGCTTTCATTAAGGTAGCTGACGAAAGAGCGTATGCCGCCTTCAAAGCTGAAAACAACCTCTTTCGGAGTCGTAAGGCGCTCGTCTCGCAATACGATTTTAATGCCGCTGTTCAAAAAGGCAAGTTCGCGGATGCGGTTGGCGAGGACATCGAAATTATACGTGGTTGTTTCTGTGAAAACAGTCGGATCGGCCTGCCAGCGGATCGTCGTTCCGCGTTTATCGGTTTCGCCCAATTGTTTAACCGGGGCGATTGTATTTCCTGTTTCAAACTTGATGTAATGATCGAATCCATCGCGGGATACGAAGGCTTCCATCCATGTCGACAACGCGTTTACGACGGAAACGCCTACTCCGTGAAGTCCTCCGGAAACCTTATACGAACCCTTGTCGAATTTA from Teretinema zuelzerae carries:
- a CDS encoding ATP-binding cassette domain-containing protein, producing MSEHPLLSIQHASILHQQQIFLRDFSWTVLPGEAWVITGSNGSGKTTLINAIIDSEKMVPSSADGFFSAFSKITLLSFEAVAAFIENELKNDDSDFVEGGIDPGRTPAALLEGCPEAERYASICGISHILHRGLKFLSTGEIRRTLLAQALAGAPDLLILDDPFDGLDSEGVATLSALLDSLIGSASSSNKTAYMIVLDRYISVPRSCTHVLELEGGKTVFSGTREDFEQRLAERTLLGACEPQNASFPADLDEELAVLDTEKTLSDDTKPLIEMTRVSVEWSGRKVLDDVSWTVNKGEHWIIRGPNGSGKTTLLELITGDNPQVFRNRVSLFGAPRGSGETIWEIKEKIGFVSHRLHQEYRRVGDVTVETVIVSGFYDSIGLYERASTEEREKAARWLELGNLQNLAKEAFNALSYGDQRSVLILRAAVKLPPLIILDEPCHGLDEQHRARTLSLMQRIAETGHSTLLHVTHDPDEYLPCETNILELLPGGDPMYRIITR
- a CDS encoding DNA/RNA non-specific endonuclease, giving the protein MLDPLLIPGTICSLFIAFFTPQNKTFPFPESIVSSDSLARPSQTENIPEYTKSGFIVGWNAETKQPAWIAYELTLEEVYGSQAKRESAFKADAEIVTGTASNEDYYKSGYDRGHLAPAADMKASPEAMKDSFLYSNISPQEPSFNRGIWADLEAMTRYWAVLDQSLLIAVGPVFLSHERRTIGPNAISVPDAFYRVIADWSLPQRKAIAFLIPNKKQTDSVFAFSTTVDEIEDLTGLDFFSSLPDFIENEIEGELDPDLWPEEEFSLNRHPYPER
- the thrH gene encoding bifunctional phosphoserine phosphatase/homoserine phosphotransferase ThrH encodes the protein MHVVCLDLEGVLVPEIWIEFAAATGIDELRITTRDEPDYDKLMKYRIDILERKGLKLGDIQNVIGKMDPLPGAKEFMDELREKTQVVILSDTFTQFAQPLMKKLKFPTLFCNELDISDDGFVQGYRLRQSDGKKKAVQAFQSINMKVLASGDSYNDLGMIFAADSGALFRSPSSIRSQYPAVPAYEEYSELLNHVSGFLKS
- a CDS encoding nitroreductase family protein is translated as MARSFIEAVKNRRSIYALGRMDAVTQGEVEKAVHESILHVPSAFNSQSARIVVLWGKQSDSFWKAVGDVLKKIVPPESFGQTEAKLQSFAAGLGTILFFEDQEVVESLMTSYPLYQDNFPVWSLQSSGMLQFAVWTMLEDLGLGASLQHYNPLVDDFVRKEWNVPASWKLLAQMPFGSVEAPAGEKTFTPLEGRVLTFK
- a CDS encoding LysR substrate-binding domain-containing protein, with product MDFSELETFIALAETQNFAKAAQQIHLSPSAVSRLICRLEDECEARLFERDTRQVRITRQGEDFLRFARDCIGKKKELSLNFQGNATRLRGPFAIYASVTACYSILPPLAEAITQEYPEAQLSVETGDPAGAAQAVREGRAELAVTAIPVNGFPDLLSFSVRKSPLVFVSAKTGPFGNIKALLDTRNTESSLLKTLRTTPLLLPRAGLSRQRFNAWVHRIQQHGEPFSPGIAAETGGNEALLALARLGLGLALIPHLVLDNSPFSEGLTIYQAGSHFGDYDIGFIQQPSKLPDSRKQAIADLITRVYNLA
- a CDS encoding DUF1836 domain-containing protein, coding for MKSDVADYLRRVESFLPDRSDSFPEMTLYMEQLLGWINGRSTPFEPIGASGDLLTSNMVNNYVKDKLIKPPINRRYGTHHLAALSIFRMLKQVLSVGDISAAIDSLDTVSESDVWYDSVVSGMMTQMIELCRTAASRCEGVDLDSAEERAKAALEFAGAARLFQSLAVLLIEGGA
- the ilvC gene encoding ketol-acid reductoisomerase, with the translated sequence MNYFNSIPWRVALQQLGTCRFMNREEFNDGANALKGKKIVIVGCGAQGLNQGLNLRDSGLDVSYALRKEAIAEKRASWKNATENGFTVGTYEELIPSADVVGNLTPDKQHTPVIGAVMPLMKKGAALWYSHGFNIVEEGMQIRKDLTVVMMAPKGPGSEVRVEYKRGFGIPTLIAVHPENDPDGRGWAIAKALAVGTGGSRAGVLESSFVAEVKSDLMGEQTILCGMLQTGSLLCFDKMVASGIDKGWASKFIQYGWETITEALKWGGITGMMDRLSNPAKIKANELSRQLKAIMAPLYQKHQDDIISGEFSSTMMKDWAADDKNLLTWRELTGKTAFEQTPAGDVQISEQEYFDKGILMVAMVKAGVELAFETMTDAGIKAESAYYESLHETPLIANLIARKKLYEMNKVISDTAEYGCYLFDNACRPLLKDFMAKVDTDVIGKGLSVKDSSVSNRELVKVNDAIRNHPVEKIGSVLRAYMTAMKEVI
- the arfB gene encoding alternative ribosome rescue aminoacyl-tRNA hydrolase ArfB, producing MNIQLLHESILSNARFSFSKSGGPGGQNVNKVNSKASLEIPISLLLGLSEEERSRIENKLKHRISSEDCLFLSIDEDRSQLINRERALARAEELLVQAAHIPKKRKATKPTRGSVLDRLKTKKQKGSIKDLRRKPITD